ATCCCGTTTGACGCCCGCGACAGCGCTTGCATTTGCGTTCCCTTCAGGGCCGGGACAGACAGAACAGCAGAACCGTTGTCCCGCTATTCTGTCTGGTGACCTGCCGGCGGGAACAACGCGTTCCCGCCTGAATCGCAGCCCTAGTTTTTCGTCGGCTCGTATTTTGGCTCGGACTTCAACTGCTCTTCGGTCATGTCCGTCAGAACGCGGAACTCGTTCATGTCATCGACACGATGGAAGACCGTGGCCCGTTCAAGGTCCAGGGCAACCTTGTGGCCGCCCATTCCCAGGAATGCTCCCACGGAAACCACAAGCGAATTGCGCCCGTTGTGGGTAACGATTTCCTCGACTTCACCGATGGTTTCGTTCTGCGCGTTCACGACGTCAGCGCCGACGAGTTTGTCCGACGGCGTGCTCTGCGCGGCAATCCAATCCGGGCCAATCGAAGCACTCGTTGCGG
Above is a genomic segment from Alphaproteobacteria bacterium containing:
- a CDS encoding PRC-barrel domain-containing protein — translated: MGATPGTGTGSPGGTVERGGNTPGGTDALNRSDTGSSATSASIGPDWIAAQSTPSDKLVGADVVNAQNETIGEVEEIVTHNGRNSLVVSVGAFLGMGGHKVALDLERATVFHRVDDMNEFRVLTDMTEEQLKSEPKYEPTKN